The Prochlorococcus marinus str. MIT 9301 genome segment AGATTTTCTTGATGATACTTCCAAAAGACTCAGCTCCGTTGAAATAATGTTTGCAATGACTCCATGTATGCGACTTTATTCTTGGATAGGAAAAAGTTTGTATGAGGAGGATTTTGACATTAAATATAAAAAATGGATAATTACTTATTCTGATGAGAGCTTTGAAAAGCTAGCAGATTCACTAGAAAATCTTATTGAGACTAATAAAGAAACATATGATATTAAACAGGCCAAATATTTATACAGGAGAGCTATGGAATTGGAGTTAGATTTTTTTAATGCATATTCAGATTTCTGATTTAAATTTAAATGTACTTATAGTACTTTCAAAAACAAGTTAATAAATTATGTATTCTAAAATTGCACTTTCAATAGGCGGTAGTGACTCCGGGGGTGGAGCAGGCATACAGGCTGACTTGAGAACTTTTATGGCCCTCAAAGTACATGGATGTTCTGCTATTACATGTATTACCGCACAAAATAGTATAGAGGTTACATGCGTTCAACCAGTAGAGAAGAATACTTTATTAAATCAGTTAGATACTTTATTTGCTGATTTTGGTATTGATGCCTTAAAAACTGGAATGTTATTAAATGAAAGTATAATTAATGATACTGCTTCAAAATTAAATACATACAAAATAACCAAAATTATTGACCCAGTAATGGTGACAAGAACTGGTTCTAAATTACTGGAAGATTCTGCTATTAATGCTTATAAAAAACTCTTATTACCAATTGCTGATTTGGTAACTCCAAATATTTATGAAGCAAATCTACTGTCTGGTTTAGAAATAAGGAGTAAAGAAGATATCGAAAATTCAGCGAGAAAAATTATTGGTCTTGGAGCTAAAGCGGTACTTATAAAAGGTGGCGGTTTAAAAGATATGAAAGGGAAGGATTTTTTCCTTGACTTAAATGGTAGAAAAGAGTGGCTATTTAATAATTTTATAAATACAAAAAATACCCACGGTAGCGGCTGTACTTTGAGTGCTGCTATTTGTGGTTACAAGGCTTTAGGTTTTGATCTATTTGATTCCATACAAAAAGCGAAATTATTTGTTGAGAAATCTTTAGACAATTCTTATAAAATAGGCTCTGGCCCTGGTCCCTTAGGCCATCATTAATTATTTATAGAAGTGGAGTTAGAACCACCATTTTCTGTAGGGCTTTTTTAAAAATAAGATTTCTTCAGTCTCCCATCCTCCCTCCAACCACTCAAGATGCTCAAGTAATAAAGACTCACTCTCCCTTTTGCTTAGTTGCCCAATTCTATTAGCAATACCATCGAACCTTACTTTCATCAATTCCTCAATCTTGATGTTATTCATAGGTTAAATAATAAATTTTTTCTACTCTTACTTGTATACATTTTCTTGTCAACGATTTAATTTTATTTGTTTACTAGCAGTTCTTAAATATGTATTAAAGATAACTTTTTAAAATAGATAGTAATTAAGACTTATTCACATAGATTTAATTAAAGACTAATTTATATAAAAATACTTTAACTATGAATAAAGAAGAAACATCAAAGCAAAAAACTATTTTAAATGTAGGCTATTGTGAAACGACCTCTGAATGGCTCAATAGAATCATTACTGAATTGGCAGATGAAAATAAAAATTTTGTAGATTTGTCAGTTATTTGTGCTTAATTTTTTAGAAAATATAGT includes the following:
- the thiD gene encoding bifunctional hydroxymethylpyrimidine kinase/phosphomethylpyrimidine kinase, producing MYSKIALSIGGSDSGGGAGIQADLRTFMALKVHGCSAITCITAQNSIEVTCVQPVEKNTLLNQLDTLFADFGIDALKTGMLLNESIINDTASKLNTYKITKIIDPVMVTRTGSKLLEDSAINAYKKLLLPIADLVTPNIYEANLLSGLEIRSKEDIENSARKIIGLGAKAVLIKGGGLKDMKGKDFFLDLNGRKEWLFNNFINTKNTHGSGCTLSAAICGYKALGFDLFDSIQKAKLFVEKSLDNSYKIGSGPGPLGHH